The genomic segment GGCAGGTGCGGCTGCCCCGCGTGCTGCTCGGCATGCTCGTGGGGGCCGGGCTGGCCGTCTGCGGTGTCGCGCTGCAGGCCATGGTGCGCAACGTGCTGGCCGACCCGTACCTGCTGGGCATCAACTCGGGCGCGTCCAGCGGCGCCGCCGCGGCCATCCTGTTCGGGGCGGGCGCCGGTTTCGGCCAGTACGCCCTGTCGGCCAGCGCGTTCCTGGGCGCACTGGCCGCCTCCCTGCTGGTGTTCCTGATCGCGCGTAGCGGGGGCCGGGTCACGTCGATCCGCCTGCTGCTGGCCGGCGTGGCCGTCGGCTACGCCCTGTACGCCACCACCAGCTTCCTGATCTTCGCCTCGGGCTCGGCCGAGGGCTCCCGCTCGGTGCTGTTCTGGCTGCTCGGCTCGCTCGGCCTGGCCCGCTGGGACGCCCTGCTCACTGTGGCCGCGGTGGTCATCGGCGGCACCACGTTCTTCCTGACCGTCGTGGGCCGGCGCCTCGACGCGCTCGCCGTCGGCGACGAGACCGCGCACACGCTCGGCGTGAACCCGGACCGGTTCCGGATGCGGCTGCTCGTGATCGTCTCGCTGTGCGTCGGTGTGCTGGTCTCCGCGGCCGGCAGCATCGGCTTCGCCGGGCTGGTCGTCCCGCACCTCGCCCGCCGCCTGGTCGGGGCCCCGCACGTCCGCGTCGTGCCGGTCGCCGCGCTGCTCGGCGCGATCCTGCTGGTCTGGGCCGACGTGATCGCCCGCGTGCTGCTGGCCCCGCAGGAGATCCCGATCGGCATCATCACCGCGCTGCTCGGCGCTCCGTTCCTGTTGATCCTCATCCGCCGACTGCACGCCGGAGGCACCTCATGAAGAAGTTCGTCGTCCTGTCCGCCGTTCTGCTGCTCTCCGCCGGATGCGGGGCCGCCGGCGACGGCGTCGCGAGCGAGGCCGGCGGGGGCTATCCGCTGACCGTGAAGAACTGCGGGGCCGACGTCACCTTCGACCGGGCGCCCGAACGGACCGTGCTGCTCAAGAGCGCCGCCGTGCCCTACCTGCACGACCTCGGCGTGCTCGACCGGGTCACCGCTCGCGCCGGGCACTATCCCGAGGAGTACTACGACGACGCCACGCTGGCCGAGCTCGAGAGGATCCCGCTGCTCACCGACAAGAC from the Paractinoplanes abujensis genome contains:
- a CDS encoding FecCD family ABC transporter permease; its protein translation is MTAVLSEDREQDVLGVGAQRRRTTLWVVALAVGLVVTGVVAVGTGAIAIGPATVARILAHQIFGLGDATWTPPQEAIVWQVRLPRVLLGMLVGAGLAVCGVALQAMVRNVLADPYLLGINSGASSGAAAAILFGAGAGFGQYALSASAFLGALAASLLVFLIARSGGRVTSIRLLLAGVAVGYALYATTSFLIFASGSAEGSRSVLFWLLGSLGLARWDALLTVAAVVIGGTTFFLTVVGRRLDALAVGDETAHTLGVNPDRFRMRLLVIVSLCVGVLVSAAGSIGFAGLVVPHLARRLVGAPHVRVVPVAALLGAILLVWADVIARVLLAPQEIPIGIITALLGAPFLLILIRRLHAGGTS